In Trueperaceae bacterium, one DNA window encodes the following:
- a CDS encoding thiamine ABC transporter substrate-binding protein, whose amino-acid sequence MRSTALVLAALLTLAPAFAQPLRVLTHESFDLPAGLLEEFTERTGIEVEFLPAGDAGEVVNRSILTRARPIADVLFGVDNSLLARALEADLFEPYRSPLLDAVPEAFVFDAEHRVTPVDVGFVNFNIDLEWFEREGLAPPDDLDDLLEPEYRGLTAVMDPATSSPGLAFMLTTIERYGESGWLEFWAALRDNDVLVTSGWSDAYYTAFSRYGGDRPVVLSYASSPAAEVMFAEEPLEEAPTANLFCRECVYRQVEAAGILSGTDQREEAEQFIDFLLSREVQEAIPGVMFVYPVRSDVPLPEEFERFAPVPGDEQIAELSPQRIAEGLEQWLGQWTRVVSQGLEPEQARR is encoded by the coding sequence ATGAGATCGACAGCTTTGGTTCTCGCGGCCCTGCTAACGCTGGCGCCCGCGTTCGCCCAACCGCTCAGAGTCCTCACCCACGAATCGTTCGACCTGCCAGCAGGACTGTTGGAGGAGTTCACCGAACGGACCGGCATCGAAGTGGAGTTCCTTCCAGCCGGCGATGCGGGCGAGGTGGTGAACAGGTCAATCCTCACCCGCGCCAGGCCGATCGCCGACGTACTCTTCGGGGTCGACAACAGCCTCCTCGCCCGAGCCCTCGAGGCCGACTTGTTCGAACCTTACCGGAGCCCGCTGCTAGATGCGGTCCCCGAGGCGTTCGTGTTCGATGCCGAGCACCGGGTTACGCCGGTGGACGTCGGCTTCGTGAACTTCAACATCGATCTGGAATGGTTCGAGCGCGAGGGGCTCGCACCGCCGGACGACCTCGACGATCTCCTCGAACCCGAGTACCGCGGGCTCACCGCGGTCATGGACCCTGCCACCTCCTCCCCGGGCCTCGCGTTCATGCTCACTACCATCGAAAGGTACGGCGAGAGCGGCTGGCTGGAGTTCTGGGCGGCACTGCGCGATAACGATGTGCTGGTGACGAGTGGCTGGTCGGATGCCTACTACACCGCCTTCAGCCGCTACGGCGGCGACCGGCCGGTCGTCCTCTCCTACGCCAGTAGCCCGGCGGCCGAGGTGATGTTCGCAGAGGAGCCGCTGGAGGAGGCGCCCACTGCCAATCTCTTCTGTCGGGAGTGCGTGTACCGGCAGGTGGAAGCAGCCGGCATCCTCAGCGGCACGGATCAGCGCGAGGAGGCGGAGCAGTTCATCGACTTCCTGTTGAGCAGAGAAGTGCAGGAGGCGATACCGGGGGTGATGTTCGTCTATCCCGTTCGTAGCGACGTGCCGCTCCCCGAGGAGTTCGAGCGTTTCGCCCCGGTACCCGGCGATGAGCAGATCGCCGAGCTTTCGCCTCAGCGGATAGCCGAGGGGCTCGAGCAGTGGTTGGGGCAGTGGACCCGGGTCGTTTCCCAGGGCCTCGAGCCCGAGCAGGCGCGCCGGTAG
- a CDS encoding ABC transporter ATP-binding protein, with translation MSQPKPLELTIRLVRHRRLLFVGTCLLWALIHVLPVLYGVFVKALFDALSGAGAAGQSAWSYLALALAVDVARLGLLGGGIVAWCTYWIETTLLLRRNLLDHLLNAPGSRRLPDSPGEAISRFRDDVNDIAEYVESWVDFWGLAAFAAFALVVMMAIDPLMTTLVCVPLLLTFFLTGLLRPRIRRVRKAMRESTGRVTDFIGEMTGGVQALKVAGAEGSALAHFDALNSRRRKAALEDTLITEIFRSVTDNMVNIATGIILLLAAGALKEGSFSVGDFALFVAYLPRLTGVMSFIGAMLVQHKRTGIAFERLERLMQDAESSVAVADLDLHLSGPLPAYVDVRPEPLPLRKLTVDRLSYRHPDGALGIDEVSFELERGAFTVVTGPVGSGKSTLIRALLGLLPATSGTVSWNGVKVEDPATFFVPPRSAYTPQVPRLFSDSLRENLLLGSTSDPLAVEEALNLAVLREDVARLERGLDTPVGSRGVKLSGGQVQRSAAARMFLRDADLLVFDDLSSALDVQTEALLWERLGQRGEVTCLVVSHRPAALARADRILLMDGGRLVEQGALADLLAGSALFLSLLHRSDESREVGETLSQTAV, from the coding sequence ATGAGCCAGCCAAAGCCACTCGAGCTGACCATCCGGCTGGTACGCCACCGGAGGCTCCTGTTCGTGGGAACGTGCCTGCTCTGGGCCCTGATCCACGTCCTTCCTGTGCTCTACGGGGTATTCGTCAAGGCGCTGTTCGACGCGCTTTCCGGCGCCGGAGCGGCCGGCCAGAGTGCCTGGAGCTACCTCGCCCTTGCCCTCGCCGTAGATGTCGCCCGGCTGGGGTTGCTTGGCGGCGGGATAGTCGCGTGGTGCACCTACTGGATCGAGACGACCCTGCTGCTGCGCCGCAACCTGCTCGATCACCTGCTGAACGCTCCGGGTTCGCGCCGTCTGCCCGATTCTCCGGGCGAGGCGATCAGCCGCTTCCGGGATGACGTGAACGACATCGCCGAGTATGTCGAGAGCTGGGTCGACTTCTGGGGTCTGGCTGCCTTCGCCGCCTTTGCCCTGGTCGTGATGATGGCCATCGACCCGCTCATGACCACGCTCGTGTGCGTGCCGCTGCTGCTCACCTTCTTCCTGACCGGGCTGCTGAGGCCGCGCATCCGCCGTGTCCGCAAGGCGATGCGTGAGAGTACGGGCCGGGTGACCGACTTCATCGGCGAGATGACGGGTGGAGTCCAGGCGCTCAAGGTCGCCGGCGCCGAAGGTTCGGCGCTGGCGCACTTCGACGCGCTGAACAGCCGTCGCCGCAAGGCCGCCCTCGAAGACACCTTGATCACCGAGATCTTCCGCTCGGTGACCGACAACATGGTGAACATCGCCACCGGCATCATCCTGTTGCTGGCCGCTGGGGCTCTGAAGGAGGGCAGCTTCAGCGTGGGGGACTTCGCGCTCTTCGTCGCCTACCTGCCCCGCCTGACCGGGGTGATGTCGTTCATCGGCGCGATGCTGGTGCAGCACAAGCGAACCGGGATCGCGTTCGAACGTCTGGAGCGGTTGATGCAGGACGCAGAAAGCTCGGTGGCCGTGGCCGACCTGGACCTCCACCTCAGCGGTCCGTTGCCGGCCTACGTCGATGTTCGCCCGGAGCCGCTCCCACTACGGAAACTGACCGTGGACCGCCTCTCCTACCGGCATCCCGACGGAGCCCTCGGGATCGACGAGGTGTCGTTCGAGCTCGAGCGCGGAGCTTTCACGGTCGTGACGGGTCCGGTGGGTTCGGGCAAGTCGACGCTCATCCGGGCCCTGCTGGGGCTGTTGCCTGCGACGTCCGGGACCGTGAGTTGGAACGGTGTGAAGGTCGAAGATCCGGCCACCTTCTTCGTACCGCCACGGAGCGCCTACACGCCTCAGGTTCCCCGGCTCTTCAGCGACTCGCTGCGCGAGAACCTGCTCCTCGGCTCTACGAGCGATCCGCTTGCCGTAGAGGAGGCGCTGAACCTGGCGGTTCTGCGTGAGGACGTCGCCAGGCTCGAGCGTGGGCTCGACACCCCTGTCGGCAGCCGTGGTGTGAAGCTGTCGGGCGGTCAGGTCCAGCGCAGCGCCGCCGCCCGCATGTTCCTCCGGGATGCCGACCTGCTCGTCTTCGACGACCTCTCGAGCGCCCTGGACGTGCAAACCGAAGCGCTCCTCTGGGAACGCCTGGGCCAACGCGGCGAGGTGACCTGCCTGGTGGTTTCGCACCGGCCGGCCGCCTTGGCACGGGCGGATCGGATCCTCCTGATGGACGGGGGCCGGCTAGTCGAACAGGGCGCCCTCGCGGATCTGCTTGCCGGCTCGGCCCTGTTCCTGAGCCTGCTGCATCGTTCAGATGAGAGCAGGGAGGTGGGGGAAACGCTGTCACAGACGGCAGTGTGA
- a CDS encoding ABC transporter ATP-binding protein produces the protein MTLTNRYIEAESHEPPGTLATIARYLRPQAGKALLMATLLLAGIALQLTIPQILRLFIDGAMEGVATARLQQMALLFLAIALGHQLLAAVATYVAADVGWTATNQLRGELAGHVLGLDMSFHTSRTPGEMIERIDGDITALSNFFSQFSVRVFGGLLLLVGILALLWVENPWVGLALTIFTLLELGVLSWTRRVGVPASIAEREVNARLFGFIEERLGGIEDLRANGAGSHSIHRFGSIMRDFYQGTRRAWIMRSVVWLSSYGLFVAASAVLLAAAILLVSSGRVSLGTGYMIFQYLLMLQTPIDQITQQMQELQKAAASTGRVRDLLELRPTPVPREGRLLPAGPLSVEFDDVSFGYGGAGEADAEAVTLSEVSFYLPAGKVLGLLGRTGSGKTTMTRLLFRLYASTSGTVRLGGVDLAEADTDSLRARVGLVTQEVQLFQASVRDNLTFFRPEHGDAELVRLLHELGLGRWYDALPQGLDTRLSAGGANLSAGEAQLLAFARVFLEDPGLVVLDEPSSRLDPATERQLELVVDRLLGGRTGILIAHRLETVERADYILVLGEGKVLEFGPREELAARNDGHYARMLSTTRTPVAGGPGGGLSSVTQPVERGRLG, from the coding sequence ATGACGCTCACCAATCGCTACATCGAAGCCGAAAGTCACGAGCCGCCGGGCACCCTCGCCACCATCGCCCGCTACCTGCGGCCCCAGGCCGGCAAGGCGCTCCTCATGGCGACGCTGCTCCTCGCCGGGATCGCCCTGCAACTCACCATCCCCCAGATCCTGCGCCTGTTCATCGACGGCGCCATGGAGGGAGTGGCTACCGCGCGGCTGCAGCAGATGGCGCTGCTCTTCCTCGCTATCGCACTGGGACACCAGTTGCTCGCGGCCGTAGCCACGTACGTCGCAGCAGACGTCGGCTGGACGGCTACCAACCAGCTTCGCGGCGAGCTGGCCGGGCATGTGCTCGGCCTCGACATGTCGTTCCACACCTCGAGAACACCGGGGGAGATGATCGAACGGATCGATGGTGACATCACCGCTCTCTCGAACTTCTTCAGCCAGTTCTCGGTGCGTGTTTTCGGTGGTCTGCTCCTGCTAGTCGGCATCCTTGCCCTGCTCTGGGTCGAGAACCCGTGGGTGGGTCTCGCCCTCACGATTTTCACCCTGCTCGAGTTGGGCGTGCTGAGCTGGACCCGCAGAGTAGGCGTGCCCGCGTCGATCGCCGAACGAGAGGTGAACGCGAGACTGTTCGGTTTCATCGAGGAGCGCCTCGGGGGCATCGAGGATCTGCGGGCCAACGGAGCCGGGTCCCACTCCATCCACCGCTTCGGCTCGATCATGCGCGACTTCTACCAGGGCACGCGAAGGGCCTGGATCATGCGTTCGGTCGTCTGGCTCAGCTCCTATGGCCTGTTCGTCGCCGCCAGCGCGGTTCTGCTCGCAGCGGCGATACTGCTCGTCTCCAGCGGTCGCGTGTCGCTGGGCACCGGTTACATGATCTTCCAGTACCTGCTCATGTTGCAGACGCCTATCGATCAGATCACCCAGCAGATGCAGGAGTTGCAGAAGGCGGCTGCCAGTACCGGCCGGGTGCGCGACCTGCTCGAACTCCGACCGACCCCCGTGCCCCGGGAGGGCCGGCTGCTCCCGGCGGGCCCGCTGAGCGTGGAGTTCGACGACGTCTCCTTCGGCTACGGGGGCGCGGGCGAGGCCGATGCCGAGGCCGTCACCCTGAGCGAGGTGTCCTTCTACCTGCCGGCCGGCAAGGTGTTGGGGCTGCTCGGCAGGACCGGCAGCGGCAAGACGACCATGACGCGGCTGCTGTTCCGCCTCTACGCATCGACATCGGGAACCGTGCGACTGGGTGGCGTCGACCTTGCAGAAGCCGATACGGACTCGCTCCGGGCGCGGGTGGGACTGGTGACGCAGGAGGTGCAACTGTTCCAGGCGAGCGTGCGCGACAACCTCACCTTCTTCCGCCCTGAACACGGCGATGCCGAGCTCGTCCGGTTGCTGCATGAACTGGGCCTGGGACGTTGGTACGACGCGTTGCCGCAAGGGCTGGACACCCGGCTGAGCGCCGGCGGTGCGAACCTCTCGGCAGGTGAGGCGCAACTGCTGGCTTTCGCCCGCGTCTTCCTCGAGGATCCGGGTCTGGTGGTCCTCGACGAGCCTTCCTCACGCCTCGATCCGGCAACTGAGCGGCAGCTCGAACTGGTGGTGGACCGGCTCCTGGGCGGTCGGACGGGCATCCTGATCGCCCACCGCCTGGAGACGGTCGAACGAGCCGATTACATCCTCGTGCTGGGTGAAGGCAAAGTGCTCGAGTTCGGCCCCAGGGAGGAGCTGGCGGCACGAAACGACGGTCACTACGCAAGGATGCTGAGTACCACCCGAACTCCCGTGGCGGGCGGTCCCGGCGGCGGTCTGTCGAGCGTGACCCAGCCGGTGGAGAGGGGGCGACTCGGATGA
- a CDS encoding ABC transporter permease subunit — protein sequence MLDRRPAHWLGLFATLFLVLFFGYPLATILWRSAGQGALLDIASNPYYWGRFGFTLGQALLSTALTLLLGLPAALLFGRYSFRGKKLLRSAFTVPFVMPTVVAAVGFLALVGPRGLLGLDLRGTLAIILLAHVFYNFPVVVRIVGTYLEAAAPRLREAASVLGAGAWRTTLRVELPLALPALAAAASLVFIFTFTSFGVILILAPNLPTVEVEIYRLTSRLLRLDAAAVLVLAQLLLVALVSRFYVLVQRRLAVRLSGSGRPLPRPEGLTRPLLALQLLVSALLLLAPLLTLAAQAVWPPGHDRPSLAGFRALLEAPLTVTFTGAGEAVGNSLMFAVGTTFLSLLVGFAFAFAVVRGGWRWLDEASLLPLATSAVSLGFGFLIAFPQLATSAWGLLLAHTLVAFPFVARALLPALRALPAAWSEAAATLGAGAWSRLRKLDLPLLRPALSSAAAFAFAVSMGEFGATLVITRPEFATIPVAIYDRLGRPGASSYSAALSLSLLLMLVTAASMLILDRSGQGEL from the coding sequence ATGCTCGACCGAAGACCGGCGCACTGGCTAGGGCTCTTCGCCACCCTCTTCCTGGTCCTCTTCTTCGGCTACCCGCTGGCGACGATCCTGTGGCGGAGTGCCGGGCAGGGGGCCCTCCTGGATATCGCCTCGAACCCCTACTACTGGGGGCGTTTCGGCTTCACCCTCGGCCAGGCACTCCTGTCGACCGCGCTCACCCTCCTGTTGGGTCTGCCGGCAGCACTCCTCTTCGGCCGCTACTCGTTCCGCGGCAAGAAGCTGCTGCGAAGCGCATTCACGGTCCCTTTCGTCATGCCGACGGTAGTCGCGGCGGTAGGCTTCCTGGCACTGGTGGGCCCGCGAGGGCTACTGGGCCTCGACTTGCGGGGAACGCTGGCCATCATCCTGCTGGCGCACGTCTTCTACAACTTCCCGGTAGTCGTGCGGATCGTCGGCACCTACCTGGAGGCGGCCGCGCCGCGGCTGCGTGAGGCAGCCTCGGTCCTCGGCGCGGGCGCTTGGCGCACGACCCTGAGGGTGGAGCTGCCCCTGGCGTTGCCGGCCCTCGCCGCCGCGGCGTCACTGGTCTTCATCTTCACCTTCACCTCGTTCGGAGTCATCCTGATCCTGGCACCGAACCTTCCGACGGTCGAGGTCGAGATCTATCGGCTGACCTCCCGGCTCCTGCGGCTCGACGCCGCCGCAGTCCTGGTGCTGGCCCAACTCCTGCTTGTGGCGCTGGTGAGCCGCTTCTACGTGCTCGTGCAGCGTCGCCTGGCCGTGCGCCTGTCGGGCTCGGGACGTCCCTTGCCCCGACCCGAGGGCCTCACCAGGCCGCTGCTGGCGCTACAGCTGCTGGTGTCTGCACTGCTGCTCCTCGCCCCCCTGCTCACGCTGGCGGCGCAGGCGGTCTGGCCACCCGGGCACGATCGACCCAGTCTGGCTGGGTTCCGGGCGTTGCTGGAGGCGCCTCTCACGGTTACCTTCACCGGGGCCGGCGAAGCCGTTGGCAACTCGCTGATGTTCGCTGTGGGCACCACGTTCCTCTCGCTCCTGGTCGGCTTCGCCTTCGCGTTCGCCGTGGTCAGGGGTGGCTGGCGCTGGCTCGACGAGGCCAGTCTGCTGCCGTTGGCGACCAGTGCCGTGAGCCTCGGCTTCGGCTTCCTCATCGCCTTCCCCCAGCTCGCCACGAGCGCCTGGGGGCTGCTTCTCGCCCACACGCTGGTCGCCTTCCCCTTCGTCGCCCGAGCACTTCTGCCGGCACTGCGCGCGCTTCCGGCGGCCTGGAGCGAGGCGGCCGCGACACTCGGCGCCGGCGCCTGGTCGAGGCTGAGGAAACTCGATCTGCCGCTCCTGAGGCCCGCCCTCTCTTCGGCAGCGGCCTTCGCCTTCGCCGTCTCCATGGGAGAGTTCGGGGCGACCCTGGTCATCACCCGCCCGGAGTTCGCCACCATCCCCGTAGCCATCTACGACCGGCTGGGCAGGCCCGGCGCCTCCAGTTATTCCGCCGCTCTTTCCCTCTCGTTGCTCCTCATGCTGGTCACGGCCGCATCCATGCTGATCCTCGACCGCTCCGGCCAGGGCGAGCTGTGA
- a CDS encoding ABC transporter ATP-binding protein, with protein MSLRLSELTKKFGDVIAVDGVSLELTEGERLALLGPSGCGKSTLLRLVAGLEKPDSGSVSMGGSDVTRLPPQRRDTGMVFQDFALFPHLDVAGNVGFGLVEAGWPRDRVNRRVGELLDLVSLPGLGARKVYELSGGQQQRVALARALAGEPSLLLLDEPLSNLDPDLRGGLQRELRSLLDELGITAVYVTHDQEEAFMVAPRVAVMRAGRVAQQAPSAELLRSPRDVWTARFLGYRNVFLAGEMTEAPLLLRDDLVRLVPLGEADLNGQVEAIERATHLLRVVLFVPAWGVRVEWQGFERELPTGIGRGDEVGLEVPAQALVPLESG; from the coding sequence GTGAGCCTGCGGCTCAGTGAGCTCACCAAGAAGTTCGGTGATGTTATCGCCGTTGACGGGGTTTCACTGGAGTTGACCGAGGGCGAGAGGCTCGCTCTCCTCGGACCATCCGGTTGCGGCAAGAGCACGCTGCTGCGCCTGGTAGCGGGCCTCGAGAAGCCGGACTCCGGCAGCGTGAGCATGGGCGGGAGCGACGTGACCCGGTTACCTCCGCAACGGCGCGATACGGGGATGGTGTTCCAGGACTTCGCCCTCTTCCCCCACCTGGACGTTGCCGGGAACGTCGGCTTCGGTCTGGTCGAAGCAGGCTGGCCCCGTGACCGGGTGAACAGGAGGGTGGGGGAGCTCCTCGATCTGGTCAGCCTCCCCGGCCTGGGGGCCCGGAAGGTGTACGAGTTGTCCGGGGGCCAGCAGCAGCGGGTGGCGCTGGCCCGGGCGCTGGCCGGCGAACCGTCCCTCCTGCTGCTCGATGAACCGCTCTCGAACCTCGATCCCGACCTTCGCGGCGGCCTCCAGCGCGAGTTGCGGTCGCTGCTCGACGAGCTGGGAATCACGGCCGTCTACGTCACCCACGATCAGGAGGAGGCTTTCATGGTGGCGCCACGGGTTGCCGTGATGAGAGCGGGGCGGGTAGCGCAGCAGGCGCCTTCGGCGGAACTTCTGCGGAGTCCGAGGGACGTTTGGACGGCTCGCTTCCTGGGCTACCGGAACGTGTTCCTCGCGGGCGAGATGACCGAGGCGCCCCTACTGCTCCGTGACGATCTGGTGCGCCTGGTCCCGCTGGGCGAGGCCGACCTGAATGGGCAGGTGGAGGCGATCGAACGGGCAACACACCTTCTGAGAGTGGTGCTCTTCGTCCCCGCCTGGGGAGTGAGGGTGGAGTGGCAGGGTTTCGAGCGCGAGCTGCCGACCGGCATCGGGAGGGGAGACGAGGTGGGTCTCGAGGTGCCGGCCCAGGCGCTGGTTCCGTTGGAGTCAGGATGA
- a CDS encoding thiamine diphosphokinase, whose protein sequence is MLAAGVWAARVWAGGLSAAGELAAGVSAAGPGARVKAVVLAGGDVVVTPYLLELLEGSRLVIAADSGLRHAEPLGLAPALVVGDFDSVTKEVLASFPDLPRHQHPVDKDRLDLELAIDMALERGAEELLVLGAFGSRFDQSLAALLICARLSRAGVRISLHDGARDGYVVPGGSALSLELPDATVFSLLALEESRCSVDGAEYRLDDVRLPFGVGLGVANRARGGPRLEVRTGLVALLVERSLE, encoded by the coding sequence GTGTTGGCAGCCGGAGTGTGGGCAGCCAGAGTGTGGGCAGGCGGCTTGTCGGCAGCCGGCGAGTTGGCAGCCGGTGTATCGGCAGCCGGACCGGGGGCCCGTGTGAAGGCGGTAGTGCTGGCGGGCGGTGACGTCGTCGTGACGCCGTACCTGCTCGAACTGCTGGAGGGGAGTCGGCTCGTGATCGCGGCAGACTCAGGCCTCCGCCACGCCGAACCTCTCGGCCTCGCACCCGCCCTGGTGGTAGGAGACTTCGATTCGGTGACGAAGGAGGTGTTGGCCAGCTTTCCGGACCTGCCTCGCCACCAGCACCCTGTCGACAAGGACCGACTCGACCTTGAGCTGGCCATAGACATGGCGCTGGAACGCGGGGCAGAGGAGCTTCTGGTGCTGGGCGCCTTCGGCTCACGCTTCGACCAGTCCCTGGCGGCCCTGCTCATCTGCGCTCGCTTGTCACGAGCCGGAGTCCGCATCTCGCTGCACGATGGCGCGCGGGACGGGTACGTGGTACCAGGAGGCTCTGCCCTGTCGCTCGAGTTGCCTGACGCGACCGTGTTCAGCCTGCTGGCGCTGGAGGAGTCGCGGTGCAGCGTGGACGGCGCCGAGTACCGCCTCGATGATGTCCGCCTACCGTTCGGAGTGGGCCTCGGGGTGGCGAACAGGGCGCGAGGCGGTCCCCGGCTCGAGGTCAGGACCGGCCTGGTCGCCCTGCTGGTGGAACGCAGCCTCGAGTGA
- a CDS encoding sulfurtransferase — MEYARPDVLVSTDWVEQHLHDPNVRIAEVDEDISLYKQGHIPGAVILNWHTELQRGDIRDFIDAQAFAKLMEDKGISNDTTVVLYGDKSNWWAAYAFWFFKYNGHEDVRLMNGARQKWADEGRELVTETPDHAPGKYAVPYRDESIRAYVADVLQHLLQVRDGKGALVDVRSPAEFSGEKVAMPEYPQEGALRGGHIPGAKNIPWSQAANPDGTFRSKEELEKLYAPQGVTAEKEVVTYCRIAERSSHSWFVLKYLLGYPNVRNYDGSWTEWGNMVGVPIEQGTVS; from the coding sequence ATGGAATATGCCCGTCCAGACGTGCTCGTGTCCACCGACTGGGTCGAGCAGCACCTGCACGATCCCAACGTCCGGATCGCAGAAGTAGATGAGGACATCAGCCTCTACAAGCAGGGACATATCCCTGGCGCGGTGATCCTCAACTGGCACACGGAACTCCAGCGTGGTGACATCCGTGACTTCATCGATGCGCAGGCGTTCGCGAAGCTGATGGAGGATAAGGGGATCAGCAACGACACGACCGTGGTCCTGTACGGCGACAAGTCGAACTGGTGGGCGGCGTACGCCTTCTGGTTCTTCAAGTACAACGGGCACGAGGACGTAAGGCTGATGAACGGCGCGAGGCAGAAGTGGGCCGACGAAGGCCGCGAGCTGGTGACAGAGACGCCGGACCACGCGCCCGGCAAGTACGCGGTGCCCTACCGTGACGAGTCGATCCGCGCCTACGTCGCCGACGTGCTGCAACACCTGCTGCAGGTACGTGACGGGAAGGGCGCCCTCGTCGACGTCCGCAGCCCCGCAGAGTTCAGCGGCGAGAAGGTCGCCATGCCCGAGTACCCCCAGGAGGGGGCGCTCAGAGGCGGACACATCCCGGGCGCGAAGAACATACCCTGGTCGCAGGCCGCCAACCCCGACGGTACCTTCAGGAGCAAGGAGGAGCTGGAGAAGCTATATGCGCCACAGGGGGTCACTGCCGAGAAGGAGGTGGTCACCTACTGCCGCATCGCCGAGCGGAGCAGCCACTCATGGTTCGTCCTCAAGTACCTGCTCGGCTACCCCAACGTCCGTAACTACGACGGTTCCTGGACCGAGTGGGGGAACATGGTGGGCGTGCCGATCGAGCAGGGGACCGTCAGCTGA
- a CDS encoding class I SAM-dependent methyltransferase has product MSRDFDHVGWYDRVAERFGGYTQTWSSVVEGRSGEDAFVELLHSRLEPHMHVLDAGCGSGEFTLEVSRHSARVTGFDFAAKMIAAADENAARSGTNKVRFEHADTRDLPFGAESFDLIYSRRGPTSILLHPELLRPGGWMIGVHSERRDVVEERLASSGLLEARVDEFEAREVFDSAFDFAAFWSRMPGHPDYLAPEHRPALASLMEKYADGDRLCVQHYRFVWQGRRG; this is encoded by the coding sequence GTGAGTCGGGACTTCGACCACGTCGGATGGTACGACCGCGTCGCCGAGCGCTTCGGCGGGTACACCCAGACCTGGTCGTCGGTCGTCGAGGGCAGGTCCGGAGAGGATGCGTTCGTCGAGTTGCTCCACAGCCGGCTCGAGCCACATATGCACGTACTCGACGCAGGCTGCGGTAGCGGCGAGTTCACCTTGGAGGTCTCCCGACATTCAGCCAGGGTTACCGGCTTCGACTTCGCGGCGAAGATGATCGCGGCGGCCGATGAGAACGCAGCCCGCTCCGGTACGAACAAGGTGCGGTTCGAACATGCCGACACCCGTGATCTACCGTTCGGAGCCGAGAGTTTCGACCTCATCTACTCTCGGCGCGGACCTACCAGCATCCTCCTGCACCCCGAGCTACTGCGGCCTGGCGGCTGGATGATCGGTGTTCACAGCGAAAGACGCGATGTCGTCGAAGAGCGACTGGCATCGAGCGGTCTCCTGGAAGCGCGAGTCGATGAGTTCGAGGCCAGGGAGGTCTTCGACTCGGCCTTCGACTTCGCAGCTTTCTGGTCGCGCATGCCCGGCCACCCTGACTATCTGGCGCCGGAACACCGGCCCGCGCTGGCCTCGCTGATGGAGAAGTACGCTGACGGCGACCGGTTATGCGTTCAGCACTATCGCTTCGTATGGCAAGGCAGGAGAGGCTAG
- a CDS encoding aminoglycoside phosphotransferase family protein yields the protein MPIIYVQDYIRRWDLVPDGDPIETPHSTLIPVRLDGESAMLKIATAEEERAGAKLMVWWEGDGAAEVYALDGEAVLMERATGERSLSEMARKGADDEATRIICRAAAELHAERGRPLPALVPLSRWFEALWPVADEHGGLFEVAADLARRLIAEEREQVVLHGDLHHGNILDFGNRGWLAIDPKGLFGERTFDFVNLLRNPDAEVALEPGRFDRQSELICHAANLDQARFLEWTVAFACLSAAWILDGGDEPTLDLAVARLAAARLGIGERKSRSSR from the coding sequence CTGCCGATAATTTACGTCCAGGACTATATTCGGCGCTGGGACCTCGTCCCTGACGGCGATCCGATCGAGACGCCGCACAGCACACTGATACCGGTTCGCCTCGATGGTGAATCGGCGATGCTCAAGATCGCAACGGCAGAAGAGGAGCGGGCCGGGGCGAAGCTGATGGTGTGGTGGGAGGGTGATGGCGCCGCTGAGGTGTACGCGCTCGATGGCGAAGCGGTGCTCATGGAGCGGGCGACGGGTGAGAGATCACTCAGCGAGATGGCTCGGAAGGGGGCGGATGACGAGGCTACCCGCATCATCTGCCGGGCAGCGGCGGAGCTCCATGCTGAGAGGGGCCGTCCGCTGCCGGCTCTGGTGCCTCTGTCTCGTTGGTTCGAAGCGCTGTGGCCGGTGGCCGATGAGCATGGCGGCCTCTTCGAGGTGGCGGCCGATCTGGCGCGTCGACTGATCGCCGAAGAGCGCGAGCAGGTGGTGCTGCACGGCGATCTGCACCATGGCAACATCCTCGATTTCGGCAACCGCGGCTGGTTGGCGATCGACCCGAAAGGCCTCTTCGGTGAGCGCACCTTCGATTTCGTCAACCTGCTCCGCAACCCTGACGCCGAGGTTGCGTTGGAGCCAGGCCGGTTCGATCGTCAATCCGAGCTCATCTGCCATGCCGCTAACCTCGACCAGGCGAGGTTCCTCGAGTGGACGGTCGCGTTCGCATGCCTCTCCGCAGCCTGGATCCTCGACGGCGGAGACGAACCGACACTCGACCTGGCGGTCGCCCGGTTGGCCGCAGCCCGGCTCGGGATAGGTGAAAGGAAGTCCCGATCCTCTCGATAA